Proteins found in one Neofelis nebulosa isolate mNeoNeb1 chromosome 3, mNeoNeb1.pri, whole genome shotgun sequence genomic segment:
- the LOC131507479 gene encoding LINE-1 retrotransposable element ORF2 protein isoform X3, protein MKDLNVRQEAIKILEEKAGKNLFDFAHSNFSLNTSLEARETKAKMNYWDLIKIISFCTGKETISKTKRQLTEWEKIFANDILDKGLVSKIYKELIKLNTQKMNNPVKKWAKDMNRHFSKEDLQMANRHLKKCSTSLIIREIQIKTTGIRYHLIPVRMANINNSGNNRCWQGCRERGSLLHCWWECKLVQPIWRTVWSFLKKLKIELPYNPAIALLGIYPRDTGMLFQRDTRTPMFIAALSTIAKVWKEPKCPSMDDWIKKIWYIYTMEYYSTIKKNEILPFATRWMELEGIMLSEIRERQISYDFTHMRTLGDKTDEHKEGKAKII, encoded by the coding sequence atgaaagacctcaatgtaagacaggaagccatcaaaatccttgaggagaaagcaggcaaaaacctctttgattttgcCCATAGCAATTTCTCACtaaacacgtctctggaggcaagggaaacaaaagcaaaaatgaactactgggacctcatcaaaataataagcttctgcacagggaaggaaacaatcagcaaaactaaaaggcaactgacagaatgggagaagatatttgcaaatgacatattggataaagggttagtatccaaaatctataaagaactgatcaaacttaacacccaaaaaatgaataatccagtgaagaaatgggcaaaagacatgaatagacacttctccaaagaagacctccagatggccaaccgacacttgaaaaaatgctcaacttcacttattatcagggaaatacaaatcaaaaccacaggtataagataccaccttatacctgtcagaatggctaacattaacaactcaggcaacaacagatgttggcaaggatgcagagaaagaggatctcttttgcattgttggtgggaatgcaagctggtgcagccaatctggagaacagtatggagtttcctcaaaaagctaaaaatagaactaccctacaacccagcaattgcactactaggtatttatccaagagatacaggtatgctgtttcaaagggacacacgcacccccatgtttatagcagcactatcaacaatagccaaagtatggaaagagcccaaatgtccttcaatggatgactggataaagaagatatggtatatatatacaatggagtattactcgacaatcaaaaagaatgaaatcttgccatttgcaactaggtggatggaactggagggtattatgctaagtgaaattagagaaagacaaatatcatatgacttcactcatatgaggactttaggagacaaaacagatgaacataaggaagggaaagcaaaaataatataa